A stretch of DNA from Flavobacteriales bacterium:
GTTTAAGCAGGATGCACTTAAACGGGAATCCTATTTCAAGAAGACTGCCGGTAAGAAAGCACTCCGCCTTATGCTTGCTTCAACCTTCCGTCAATTGAGGTACAAGGAAAACCCTGCCATTGTAAGTCTGCCAAAGGAAAATTCCGGAAGCGAACGAAGTGAGCGGGGACCGAATGAATGAGTGGAGCTGAGTTACCACAAAGAACTTGCGGCCATACATACGCCATTCCCCGAAAGGCTTCACCGGACCAATAG
This window harbors:
- a CDS encoding GIY-YIG nuclease family protein, translating into MPLPYCVYVLFSQKDHLLYVGYTSNLEKRLEYHQQGKTKSTANRGPLILIFCEFYLFKQDALKRESYFKKTAGKKALRLMLASTFRQLRYKENPAIVSLPKENSGSERSERGPNE